The proteins below come from a single Desulfuromonas acetoxidans DSM 684 genomic window:
- a CDS encoding DUF4197 domain-containing protein, with translation MKRNYWFAAVITVVISLSTGCVEVTESPLLSSLLTSTTTASALDESTVASGLKEALRVGSERAVSLTSAEDGFLGNSLIRIAMPESLQKVSTTLRSVGMDSYVDEFEVAMNRAAESASGEAKGVFWEAITSMTLTDAMGVLQGDDTAATDYFREKTSTQLSEKFKPIVQDKMAEVGVYGYYTTLVNAYNALPFTSKPQFDLEQYIVDEAQDGVFTMLATEEVKIRRDPAKRTTELLKTVFAAQD, from the coding sequence ATGAAACGAAATTATTGGTTTGCAGCCGTTATCACTGTCGTGATCAGCCTCAGTACCGGTTGTGTTGAGGTTACTGAATCCCCATTGCTCAGCAGCTTGCTCACCTCGACAACCACGGCCAGCGCCCTTGACGAATCCACCGTTGCCTCAGGGCTCAAAGAAGCCCTGCGGGTCGGCAGTGAACGCGCAGTCTCTTTGACCTCGGCTGAGGACGGCTTTCTCGGAAATTCCCTGATCCGTATTGCCATGCCTGAGTCGTTACAGAAGGTCTCCACCACATTACGCAGTGTCGGTATGGACTCGTATGTTGATGAGTTTGAAGTGGCCATGAACCGCGCTGCAGAGAGTGCTTCCGGCGAAGCCAAAGGGGTGTTCTGGGAGGCTATCACATCGATGACTCTGACTGATGCCATGGGGGTTTTGCAGGGGGATGATACGGCGGCCACGGATTATTTCCGCGAAAAGACCTCCACTCAACTGTCTGAAAAATTCAAGCCCATTGTCCAGGATAAAATGGCTGAAGTTGGCGTATATGGCTATTACACGACGCTGGTAAATGCTTACAATGCCTTACCGTTTACGTCTAAGCCGCAATTTGACCTTGAGCAGTATATTGTTGATGAAGCTCAGGATGGCGTGTTCACCATGCTGGCGACTGAGGAGGTCAAGATTCGTCGGGACCCAGCCAAACGCACAACCGAACTGCTGAAAACAGTTTTTGCAGCGCAGGACTGA
- a CDS encoding B12-binding domain-containing radical SAM protein → MLLIHPPIAKACEPPAGLALLAGVLRAHGQSCQVIDCNLEAQEHLIQAPAVSDDTWTRRAKKHASSNLETIRQPALYHTFSRYQRCVADLNRALNQSSQQAAMTLSNYTDSSFSCVRSDDLLAAVEHPEQSPFHDYFMNRLPQALEENAPQFIGISLNFMSQAVPTFAMIGLLKKIAPQVTIIVGGGLMTSWMRHPNWQNPFKSCIDHCVDGPGEAALLKLLGVHPQQNLTAPPDYSVLPLEHYWSPSPILPLATSRGCYWNRCTFCPERAEQNPYHPLTVSTIVEQLHHLCSEWQPGLVHLLDNAISPALINALMAQPLPAPWYGFARISKQLADPDYCRALRQSGCIMIKLGVESGDNQVLESMDKGVTVELTERVLNSLKLAGIATYVYLLFGTPTENLDAAEATRQFICRNHEAIGFLNLAIFNLPTNSPDAQRLDLRPFYQGDLSLYSDFDHPKGWNRGEVRRFIDKRIKKEPLIAEILRRDPPQFTSNHAAFFV, encoded by the coding sequence ATGCTGCTCATCCACCCTCCCATCGCCAAAGCCTGTGAGCCACCGGCGGGTCTCGCTCTCCTGGCCGGAGTTCTGCGCGCCCATGGGCAGAGCTGTCAGGTGATTGACTGCAACCTTGAAGCGCAGGAGCATCTCATTCAAGCCCCTGCCGTTAGTGATGACACCTGGACACGGCGGGCGAAAAAACATGCGTCGAGTAACCTTGAAACCATCCGCCAGCCTGCACTGTATCACACGTTTTCCCGTTATCAACGCTGTGTTGCCGATCTCAATCGCGCCCTTAATCAGAGCAGCCAACAGGCGGCCATGACGTTGAGCAACTATACCGACAGCAGCTTTTCCTGCGTGCGCAGTGACGATCTGCTGGCCGCAGTGGAACACCCGGAGCAGAGTCCTTTCCATGACTATTTTATGAACCGCTTGCCCCAGGCTCTGGAAGAAAACGCACCGCAATTCATCGGCATTTCTCTCAATTTTATGAGTCAGGCGGTTCCAACCTTTGCCATGATCGGCCTGTTGAAAAAAATCGCTCCACAAGTGACTATCATTGTCGGTGGCGGTTTGATGACATCCTGGATGCGCCATCCGAACTGGCAAAACCCTTTTAAAAGCTGCATTGATCACTGTGTCGATGGCCCTGGTGAAGCCGCGTTGCTGAAACTGCTCGGTGTTCATCCCCAGCAAAACCTGACCGCCCCACCGGACTATTCAGTCCTGCCGTTGGAGCACTACTGGTCACCGTCTCCGATTCTTCCTCTAGCAACATCCCGCGGCTGTTACTGGAACCGCTGCACCTTTTGCCCGGAACGCGCCGAACAAAATCCCTATCACCCTTTGACCGTGTCCACCATTGTTGAGCAACTCCATCACTTGTGCAGCGAATGGCAACCGGGACTGGTTCATCTGCTGGACAACGCGATTAGCCCGGCGCTGATCAATGCGCTGATGGCCCAGCCTCTGCCCGCCCCCTGGTACGGCTTTGCCCGAATCAGCAAACAATTAGCAGATCCCGACTATTGCCGGGCGTTGCGACAATCCGGTTGTATCATGATCAAGCTGGGCGTGGAATCGGGCGATAATCAGGTTCTGGAAAGCATGGACAAAGGTGTCACCGTCGAGCTGACGGAACGGGTGCTGAACAGCCTCAAGCTGGCGGGCATCGCAACCTACGTCTATCTGCTGTTCGGCACGCCGACGGAAAATCTTGACGCGGCAGAAGCAACCCGCCAATTTATCTGTCGCAACCATGAGGCCATCGGCTTTTTGAATCTGGCGATCTTCAACCTGCCAACCAACAGCCCGGATGCTCAACGTCTGGATTTACGCCCGTTTTATCAGGGGGATTTGAGTCTTTATAGTGATTTTGACCATCCTAAAGGCTGGAATCGTGGCGAGGTGCGTCGTTTCATCGACAAACGGATTAAGAAAGAACCGCTCATTGCGGAAATCTTGCGCCGCGATCCACCGCAGTTCACCTCCAACCATGCGGCGTTCTTTGTTTAA
- a CDS encoding class I SAM-dependent methyltransferase: MQPLSPLLTEVQHHLPANGESRRLFYGRGQCFSGYDDVVIDYHPHLILICLYRQRDAAWLEAMAAELRELIADARCVVVQYRYQQGCPVRVVSGEAPDQPEALEDGLRYHLQLDRGQNLGFFPDMAFGRRLVRQRAQGKKVLNLFAYTCSFSIAALAGGARNVCNVDMSRSALELGRANHLLNGYDLRDASFVAVEVFRSNSRMRKLAPFDLIVCDPPAQQGRSFTAQTHWPKLLQRLPSWVVPGGELMLCLNGPHVEESFLEDLLASYLPCAELLGCLDSGEDFPEKKPHCKTRLYHLRYHS; encoded by the coding sequence ATGCAACCATTGTCCCCCCTGTTAACCGAAGTACAACATCATCTGCCCGCCAACGGTGAAAGTCGGCGGTTGTTTTATGGCCGTGGGCAATGTTTTTCCGGTTACGACGATGTGGTCATTGATTACCACCCGCATCTGATCCTGATCTGCCTGTATCGGCAGCGCGATGCCGCGTGGCTTGAGGCGATGGCTGCCGAATTGCGTGAGCTGATTGCTGACGCACGTTGTGTGGTGGTGCAGTATCGTTATCAACAGGGCTGCCCGGTCAGGGTGGTGTCAGGTGAGGCTCCGGATCAGCCTGAGGCGCTCGAGGATGGCCTGCGATACCATCTTCAGCTTGATCGCGGGCAGAACCTTGGTTTTTTTCCGGATATGGCTTTTGGTCGCCGTCTAGTTCGTCAACGGGCTCAAGGCAAAAAGGTGCTCAACCTGTTTGCCTATACCTGTTCCTTTTCTATCGCGGCATTGGCGGGGGGCGCCAGGAATGTGTGTAATGTTGATATGAGTCGCAGTGCGTTAGAGCTTGGCCGCGCCAATCACCTGCTTAACGGTTATGACTTGCGCGATGCCAGTTTCGTAGCTGTAGAGGTCTTTCGCAGTAACAGCCGCATGCGTAAACTGGCTCCTTTTGACCTGATTGTCTGTGATCCTCCTGCCCAGCAAGGGCGCAGTTTCACAGCCCAGACCCATTGGCCGAAGTTGTTGCAGCGTCTTCCCAGCTGGGTTGTTCCCGGTGGCGAGCTGATGCTTTGCCTCAATGGCCCCCATGTTGAAGAATCTTTTCTTGAGGACTTACTTGCTTCGTATCTGCCTTGCGCGGAGCTGTTGGGCTGCCTGGACTCAGGAGAGGACTTTCCCGAAAAAAAACCGCACTGTAAAACCCGCCTTTATCATCTTCGATATCATTCCTGA